From the genome of Thermoflexus hugenholtzii, one region includes:
- a CDS encoding V4R domain-containing protein has translation MDAARVVEVIRQESVLIDRAGLVSLYGAVLRLAGLGVGGMLYQAGRQAGLRGAQLLQERLGLQGEDLVEAARIAFEAAQWGEARWQREDATIRVEVTHSVLAEGLRPQRKPVCHPLAGYIAGFLEVALGRPVRVREIACAAVEGETCQFVAEAER, from the coding sequence ATGGACGCCGCGCGTGTCGTCGAGGTCATCCGGCAGGAATCCGTGCTCATCGATCGGGCGGGGCTGGTTTCGCTCTACGGAGCGGTGCTCCGGCTGGCCGGGCTGGGGGTGGGGGGGATGCTCTACCAGGCCGGACGGCAGGCCGGGCTGCGGGGCGCCCAGCTCCTTCAGGAACGGCTGGGCCTGCAGGGGGAGGATCTGGTGGAGGCAGCCCGCATCGCCTTCGAGGCCGCCCAGTGGGGGGAGGCGCGCTGGCAGCGGGAGGATGCCACCATCCGGGTGGAGGTGACCCATTCCGTCCTCGCCGAGGGGCTCCGGCCCCAGCGAAAGCCGGTCTGTCACCCCCTGGCAGGATACATCGCCGGCTTCCTGGAGGTCGCCCTGGGGCGCCCGGTCCGCGTTCGGGAGATCGCCTGCGCGGCCGTGGAGGGCGAGACCTGTCAGTTTGTGGCGGAAGCGGAACGGTGA
- a CDS encoding sigma-70 family RNA polymerase sigma factor: MEQARRDPEAFGELYLRHVRSIYNYIFYRTGDPEEAEDLTSRVFLQALQHLPRFQERGLPFAAWLFRIAHNLVANWHRDRRRRPVVPLSENGHERAPDRVEALVERQEERERLLRALRRLPPDRQQLLILKFVEGLSNAEIARIMGRTEGAIRVLYHRTLEALRKELLREP, encoded by the coding sequence GTGGAGCAGGCCCGACGGGATCCCGAAGCCTTCGGGGAGCTCTACCTGCGTCACGTGCGCTCGATTTACAACTACATCTTCTACCGCACCGGCGATCCGGAGGAAGCGGAAGATCTCACCAGCCGGGTCTTCCTGCAGGCCTTGCAGCACCTGCCCCGGTTCCAGGAAAGAGGGCTGCCCTTCGCCGCCTGGCTCTTCCGCATCGCTCACAACCTGGTGGCCAACTGGCATCGGGACCGCCGCCGGCGCCCGGTGGTCCCGCTCTCCGAGAACGGGCACGAGCGGGCCCCGGATCGGGTGGAAGCCCTGGTGGAGCGTCAGGAGGAACGGGAGCGGCTGCTTCGGGCCCTGCGGCGCCTGCCCCCGGATCGCCAGCAGCTGCTGATCCTCAAGTTCGTCGAGGGACTTTCCAACGCCGAGATCGCCCGGATCATGGGGCGGACCGAGGGGGCGATCCGGGTGCTGTATCACCGCACCCTGGAGGCGCTCCGGAAGGAGCTGCTGCGGGAGCCCTGA